TCCTCCTTCACGGAGTGAAGAGGCCACTTGAGGGTCTGTGAGCGAAATCGTGAGACCTCTGTCTTGCGGAAAACAGATCTTCAAGAAGGCATCATTGGATTGAAAGCAGAGGTTGGATCCGATGAAAGGCTTCGTGGCCTCGCGGTAGCCTGTTGGTCTGTATTCGGCACGATAGGCGAGCAGACTACCGAGCGGCATTGCGAGCGATGTGGATAACGGAGCCGTCATGAATGATATCCCCTGCCAGGCAAATCGTTAGTAGATATGGGAAGTTGTCCGGAAAAGTTGACGCAACTCGTCGAGCGGCAAAGGCTAGCCAGATCTTCTTTTGATAAGGAGGCGTCGTTCGATCTCAAAGATCTTCTCTGGAATCTTTTGCTGGCCACTATCCTTCTTATCGGCTTCTTTTAAGAAAAGTTCGGTCCCGTATTTTTGCAGTGCGTCATGGACGGTGATGTTTTTTAGGCCAATGAGTTGGGACTGAACAATTCCAGCTGCCTTCGAATGATCCTCCTTGGCAAGTACGCGACTCATCGCCACGACCGTGTCGCCTGAATAGGCCGGTTGGGTGTGATACCCTTCCGTGTAACCTAGATCCCACAAGGCATTTTCGCTCACATCCCGCGAGGCAAGCCCGCAGAGCCAGGCAAAAACAAGTCCCCCATAAACCACAGGTTCACCCGTCCCGGAAAGTTTTGCGTTCCTGGCGTAAACTCTGTCGTAATGGAGGGGGTGTGTGTTTAAGAGGCGATAGGTCCAGGGGATATGTTCATCCGTGATGGTCCGTCCATTTTTATGAAGGATGATCTCTCCCACGGTAAAATCTTCAAAGTAGGTACGGGTGCCGGTTAAGTTGTTTGGATAGGGCCTCTTGATGGTAGGGGTGCAATTCATGGCAGCCCTATTGTCATCGAGAAATGTTTGTCCTGTAGCCGTTGTCGGATCACTCTTTTTGCCT
The genomic region above belongs to Deltaproteobacteria bacterium and contains:
- a CDS encoding MaoC family dehydratase N-terminal domain-containing protein encodes the protein MKELSREIPVDLKKIRAPQYGRVLEDFVPNEIFCHPRGITIDRGFAIEFATTFMEANPLHTNAEFAKAHGFEDLVVSPLMVLNIAISLGVQNDSEKAIANLGYYDVEFPQLVYPGDTLRGLTRVVDRKERGDKPGIVTIRTVALNQRNEVVCQYNRKIMVPRGGKKSDPTTATGQTFLDDNRAAMNCTPTIKRPYPNNLTGTRTYFEDFTVGEIILHKNGRTITDEHIPWTYRLLNTHPLHYDRVYARNAKLSGTGEPVVYGGLVFAWLCGLASRDVSENALWDLGYTEGYHTQPAYSGDTVVAMSRVLAKEDHSKAAGIVQSQLIGLKNITVHDALQKYGTELFLKEADKKDSGQQKIPEKIFEIERRLLIKRRSG